The genomic interval TTGCGAATGAATCTACCGAAAATAACCGCAGCAACTGCCACTACAGGAACAATGCAAAGCATCATAATTGTTAGGTTAGGGCTAATGCTTCCTAAAATAATGAATCCACCAATAATCAAAATGAATTGGCGTAAAAATTCAGCTATAGTTGTGGTAAGTGTATCTTGTAATTGTGAAATATCTGCACTGATGCGGCTGTTCAATTCGCCCACACGTTTTTGAGAGAAAAACGACATGGGGAGTTTTATTAGGTTTTCATACAATGCAAAACGGATATTCGATAAAGTGTTTTCAGTAAAGTTGACAAATAACGAAATTCTGAAAAACGAAAAAACAGCTTGAAGAACTAAAATCCCCATTAAAGCCAATGCTATTTCGTTAGCTTTATTTAAATCTTTATTAGAGACACAGTCTACAAGCATTCCCATTAGTTTAGGAAAGGCTAGGGCAGTAGCGCTGGTTAATAATAAAAAGACCAAACCAACAAAAAATTTCCATTTTTGATTTTTGGAGTATTTAAAAATTCGTAATGCTTTGTGGAGAGAACTTGAATTTAATTTCGCTTTGGGTAAATCATTTTCTTTAAAACGAGCCATTGAGTTATTTTTTTGTTACAAATGTACTATAATATAGTTAGTACAAAAAAAACTATTCTCTTATGATTTTCTTAATTTGTTGTTATTGAGCAACAAAGGAAAAAAGGTTGTTTTTTTATTCATTTATTTTTAAAAAACAGTTGCAAATACAAAATCTAGTGTTATATTTGCACACGCAATCACACAATGATAGCGACCTAGTAAAACAGGGCGATTAGCTCAGCTGGTTCAGAGCACCTCGTTTACACCGAGGGGGTCGGGGGTTCGAACCCCTCATCGCCCACAAAAACTTCAACAGAAATGTTGGAGTTTTTTTTTGCGCTAATTTGTTATTCCTTAAAATCAATCGATAACGAGTTTACGCAAAAGCGTTCACCAGTTGGAGTAGGGCCATCATTAAAAACGTGACCTAGATGTCCACCACAATTGGTACACACGATTTCAGTCCGAATCATACCGTGTGTTTTGTCAAGCACATTTTTTACTTTTCCTGGTATAGCTTCATCAAATGATGGCCAACCGCAATGCGCATCAAATTTTGAGTCACTTTCGAATAATTGCTCTCCACAAGCGCCACAACAATAGATACCCTTTTCGTAATGGGAGTTATAAGCTCCTGTGTGAGCGTATTCCGTACCTTTTTGTCGTAAAATTCGATATCTTTCTTCGCCTAATTGTTCTTTCCATTCGGCTTCTGTTTTTTCAATTGGATATTTCATTGTATTCAAATTTAATGGTGAAAAATAAATTAAACGGTTTTTATTGGTAGCTTAAAATAAAAATTAGAACCCTCATTTAAAGTGCTTTTTAAACCAATTGAACCTTTGTGTAAATCTACAATTTGTTTTGCAATCGCTAAGCCAAGACCTGTACTGCTTTCGCCTTGCGTTGGCTGGGTACTTGATTTTTGAAAATAATAAAATAATTTTTCCTGTTCATTTTGAGGTATTCCTTTGCCTTGATCGATAATTTCGGTTACTATAAAGCCTTCTTTTTGAGATACTTTTACAATGATTTTACCTCCAGAATAAGAAAACTTAATAGCATTAGAAAGCAAATTACTAGTTACTTCACTCAAATAATGATCATCAAACAGCAATATAGCTAATTGTGAATCAGTCTCAAGATGAATATTGATACTTTTGTTTTTAGCTATTATTTGGTTGTAAATTATCTGTTTTTTTATAAAATCAATATAATTGTGTGTTTCAATTTTTAAATCTATTTTCCCTGATTCAATTACAGAAACATTTAATAAATTCTTTAAAACTCCCAGAGTATTTGAGCTTAAATCTTTAATGATTTGTAAGCCTTCGTTAATGTCTTCTTCAGTATTTTCTAGTTTGTTTTCGATTAATAAATCAGAAAAGGCGTAAATTGAAGCAATTGGATTAGCTAAATCATGAGCGGCAATACCAATGAATTTATTTTTCTCAAGGTTCAATTCATTTAGTTTTTTATTGACTAACCGAATTTTTCTTTCTTTTTCTTTAAATCTAAAAAATAATAAACCTATGGTAAGATAAATGGCAAAACGAACAAATGAATTCCAAATTGGAAAAAAAACATGAGATAATATAACATTTGAATACTCAGAATATGACCAAGAA from Flavobacterium ovatum carries:
- the msrB gene encoding peptide-methionine (R)-S-oxide reductase MsrB: MKYPIEKTEAEWKEQLGEERYRILRQKGTEYAHTGAYNSHYEKGIYCCGACGEQLFESDSKFDAHCGWPSFDEAIPGKVKNVLDKTHGMIRTEIVCTNCGGHLGHVFNDGPTPTGERFCVNSLSIDFKE
- a CDS encoding HAMP domain-containing sensor histidine kinase, whose amino-acid sequence is MVILKFIKNNRTINTVLAVIFILTIGVIDYNTGTEMAFSLFYIGPIVLLSLHNKVQIQEIFLCATIAAISWSYSEYSNVILSHVFFPIWNSFVRFAIYLTIGLLFFRFKEKERKIRLVNKKLNELNLEKNKFIGIAAHDLANPIASIYAFSDLLIENKLENTEEDINEGLQIIKDLSSNTLGVLKNLLNVSVIESGKIDLKIETHNYIDFIKKQIIYNQIIAKNKSINIHLETDSQLAILLFDDHYLSEVTSNLLSNAIKFSYSGGKIIVKVSQKEGFIVTEIIDQGKGIPQNEQEKLFYYFQKSSTQPTQGESSTGLGLAIAKQIVDLHKGSIGLKSTLNEGSNFYFKLPIKTV